A single Perca flavescens isolate YP-PL-M2 chromosome 2, PFLA_1.0, whole genome shotgun sequence DNA region contains:
- the LOC114571583 gene encoding serine protease HTRA3, producing MQLLLLAAALLFTHDFTGAVRSDKCASRCDVSLCPSPSCPGGYVPDRCNCCLACSPREGDPCGRKNDLPCGDGLECKLLAAGRRRGSKGVCRCKMEDEVCGSDGKTYGNVCKMRAASRKGEQKGRAAVSQAHKGPCVPSGAGRPLVRPSSPRYKFNFIADVVEKIAPAVVHIELFIRHPLFGQHVRLSSGSGFIVNHSGVIVTNAHVVTTATTVTGRPQLRVQLNDGDAYEATVRDVDRKADIATIKVHPQKKLPVLSLGHSADLRPGEFVVAIGSPFALQNTVTTGIVSTTQRDGKELGIKDSDMDYIQTDAIINYGNSGGPLLNLDGEVIGINTLKVTAGISFAIPSDRIRRFLAESQTKHSKEKTRLQRRLTEEPQSDADVSEGKRHFLGIRMLAVTKALVAELRRQNPDFPEVSSGVLVQQVIPDTAAEIGGIKEGDVIVKLNGQPVHTTGDIHEVLQRDQPLLLEIRRGNDDLLFHIHPQVIVH from the exons ATGCAGCTCCTTTTACTTGCAGCGGCGCTTCTCTTTACGCACGACTTCACCGGAGCTGTGCGCTCTGACAAGTGCGCCTCCCGCTGCGACGTGAGCTTGTGTCCGAGCCCCAGCTGTCCCGGCGGGTACGTCCCGGATAGATGCAACTGCTGCCTGGCGTGTTCACCGCGCGAGGGAGACCCCTGCGGCCGCAAAAACGACCTGCCCTGCGGGGATGGATTGGAGTGCAAGCTGCTCGCTGCGGGGAGGCGCCGAGGCTCCAAGGGGGTCTGCCGGTGTAAAATGGAGGATGAAGTGTGTGGAAGCGACGGGAAAACGTACGGTAATGTGTGTAAGATGAGAGCGGCCAGCCGTAAAGGTGAGCAGAAGGGGAGAGCCGCAGTTAGCCAAGCGCACAAAGGACCCTGTGTACCTTCCGGCGCAG GTCGTCCACTGGTCCGTCCCAGCAGCCCTCGCTACAAGTTCAACTTCATCGCTGACGTAGTGGAGAAAATAGCACCTGCTGTTGTCCACATTGAACTGTTCAtaag acATCCCCTGTTTGGTCAACACGTGCGTCTCTCCAGCGGCTCTGGTTTCATCGTGAACCACTCGGGTGTGATTGTGACCAACGCTCACGTGGTAACCACAGCGACCACGGTGACGGGGAGGCCCCAGCTGCGCGTGCAGCTCAACGACGGCGACGCGTACGAGGCCACGGTCAGAGACGTAGACCGGAAGGCGGACATCGCCACGATCAAAGTCCACCCCCAG AAAAAGCTTCCTGTGCTGTCTCTGGGCCATTCAGCTGATCTGAGACCAGGGGAGTTTGTGGTTGCTATTGGCAGCCCCTTCGCCCTGCAGAACACCGTCACCACGGGCATCGTCAGCACCACTCAGAGAGACGGCAAGGAGCTCGGCATCAAGGACTCAGACATGGACTACATCCAGACCGACGCTATTATTAAT TATGGAAATTCTGGAGGACCTCTTCTTAACTTG gACGGCGAGGTGATAGGCATCAACACGCTGAAAGTGACAGCAGGGATCTCCTTCGCTATTCCCTCCGACCGAATCAGACGCTTCCTCGCAGAGTCACAGACCAAACACagcaaag AAAAGACCAGACTGCAAAGAAGACTTACAGAGGAGCCCCAGTCTGATGCAG ACGTGTCGGAAGGGAAGAGACATTTTTTAGGCATCAGGATGCTTGCTGTAACCAAAGC TCTAGTAGCAGAGTTGAGACGTCAGAATCCAGACTTTCCCGAGGTCAGCAGCGGAGTTTTGGTGCAACAGGTCATACCTGACACTGCAGCAGAAAT TGGAGGGATTAAGGAAGGTGACGTTATAGTCAAACTAAATGGACAACCAGTCCACACCACCGGAGACATCCACGAGGTGCTGCAGCGGGACCAGCCTCTCCTGCTGGAGATTCGCCGAGGCAATGATGACTTACTGTTCCACATCCACCCTCAAGTTATAGTACATTGA